The following proteins are co-located in the Acidobacteriota bacterium genome:
- a CDS encoding alpha/beta fold hydrolase — MVVTEEAAFHDVGGERLFAVVHRPATETGRGVVLCAPLGEEQLWAHRVFVSWARELGAQGFTVVRFDYRGEGDSDREFEQSDLETRVADTAHALDILRSAAPGLQDTTVVGLRLGASIAALAATSQEGVDRLVLCDPVADGAAYMQAVLRINLAAQMALHRKVVTGRDELVAAMEDGATVNIEGYELAAPFYRQVTAFRLAETLPQFAGASLLVQIAAEAAPPRSDLAALEAACPRVRVASVVEEPFWKEIKTFYQRAGRLFDVTRQWLEEPVPCG; from the coding sequence GTGGTCGTGACTGAAGAGGCCGCGTTCCACGACGTCGGCGGCGAGCGTCTGTTCGCCGTCGTGCATCGGCCCGCCACCGAGACGGGGCGGGGCGTCGTGTTGTGTGCGCCGCTTGGCGAGGAGCAGCTGTGGGCGCACCGGGTGTTCGTGTCGTGGGCGCGCGAGCTGGGCGCGCAGGGGTTCACGGTCGTGAGGTTCGACTACCGAGGCGAGGGCGACAGCGACCGGGAGTTCGAGCAGAGCGATCTCGAGACGCGCGTGGCTGACACGGCGCACGCGCTGGACATTCTGCGGAGTGCGGCACCCGGGCTGCAGGACACCACGGTTGTGGGGCTGCGCCTCGGGGCGAGCATTGCTGCCCTGGCCGCGACGAGCCAGGAGGGTGTCGACCGTCTGGTGCTGTGCGACCCCGTGGCCGACGGCGCGGCCTACATGCAGGCCGTGCTGCGGATCAACCTCGCCGCGCAGATGGCGCTGCACCGCAAGGTCGTGACCGGCCGCGACGAGCTGGTGGCGGCCATGGAGGACGGTGCCACCGTCAACATCGAGGGCTACGAGCTCGCGGCGCCGTTCTACCGCCAGGTGACGGCGTTTCGTCTGGCCGAGACGCTGCCGCAGTTCGCGGGCGCGAGTCTGCTGGTGCAGATTGCCGCCGAGGCCGCGCCGCCACGCAGTGACCTTGCCGCGCTCGAGGCGGCCTGTCCTCGCGTACGCGTCGCGTCGGTGGTCGAGGAGCCGTTCTGGAAGGAGATCAAGACCTTCTACCAGCGGGCCGGGCGGCTCTTCGACGTGACGCGGCAGTGGCTCGAGGAGCCCGTACCGTGCGGGTGA